One genomic segment of Catenulispora sp. GP43 includes these proteins:
- a CDS encoding ArsR/SmtB family transcription factor codes for MDPVFKALADPTRRALLDELFADDGQTLAALTARHEMTRIAVAKHLRILEEAGLVVTRRRGREKLHFLNPVPIRQVHDRWVGKYTEQWAAGLVGLKRELEELMERVFEIYIRTTPERLWEAITDPDIRAKYHFGLEVESDWTRGSRYELRHPAAERPIIEGENLVVDPPRRLVQTMRALWGPQAEAAGTTRVTWEIEPVGDSCRLTVVHDQLPPDAPSEVYGGWPMVLSGLKTWLETGERLTTPGSLMYGTDN; via the coding sequence ACGGCCAGACCCTGGCGGCCCTGACGGCGCGGCACGAGATGACACGCATCGCCGTGGCCAAACACCTGCGGATCCTGGAGGAGGCGGGCCTGGTCGTGACCCGCCGGCGCGGCCGGGAGAAGCTGCACTTCCTCAACCCGGTCCCGATCCGCCAGGTCCACGACCGCTGGGTCGGCAAGTACACCGAGCAGTGGGCTGCCGGGCTGGTGGGCCTGAAGCGTGAGCTGGAGGAACTCATGGAGCGCGTCTTCGAGATCTACATCCGCACCACGCCCGAACGGCTGTGGGAGGCGATCACCGATCCCGACATCCGGGCGAAGTACCACTTCGGCCTGGAAGTGGAGTCCGACTGGACCCGGGGCTCGCGGTACGAGCTGAGGCACCCGGCGGCCGAGCGGCCGATCATCGAGGGCGAGAACCTGGTGGTCGATCCGCCGCGCCGGCTGGTGCAGACCATGCGCGCGCTGTGGGGCCCGCAGGCCGAGGCCGCCGGGACGACCCGGGTGACCTGGGAGATCGAGCCGGTCGGCGACTCGTGCCGGCTGACGGTCGTGCACGACCAGCTGCCGCCGGACGCCCCGTCCGAGGTCTACGGCGGCTGGCCGATGGTCCTGTCGGGGCTGAAGACCTGGCTGGAGACCGGGGAAAGGCTCACGACGCCCGGATCGCTGATGTACGGCACCGACAACTGA
- a CDS encoding VOC family protein has protein sequence MNQTTITDIGTVGIPVSDQDKALEFFTGTLGFDKRLDMRAGENFRWVTVAAPGARVSVALVGIGNGGGTVGQDTGIRFMVPDAEAEHTAMRQRGIEVGDLLRWPGVPPMYEFKDPDGNRFEVVETVEDAKTAESASAGV, from the coding sequence ATGAACCAGACCACCATCACCGACATCGGCACCGTGGGCATCCCGGTCAGCGACCAGGACAAGGCGCTGGAGTTCTTCACCGGCACGCTCGGCTTCGACAAGCGCCTGGACATGCGCGCCGGCGAGAACTTCCGCTGGGTCACGGTCGCCGCGCCGGGCGCGCGGGTGTCGGTCGCCCTGGTCGGTATCGGCAACGGCGGCGGCACCGTCGGGCAGGACACCGGCATCCGCTTCATGGTCCCCGACGCCGAGGCAGAGCACACCGCCATGCGGCAGCGCGGCATCGAGGTCGGGGACCTGCTCCGGTGGCCGGGGGTGCCGCCGATGTACGAGTTCAAGGACCCGGACGGCAACCGGTTCGAAGTCGTCGAGACTGTCGAGGACGCCAAGACCGCCGAGAGCGCCTCGGCTGGCGTCTGA
- a CDS encoding DUF427 domain-containing protein — protein sequence MRAVWNGQVLAESDDTVVVEGNHYFPAGSLNSEFFAASDTHTVCPWKGLASYYTVTVGGEANADAAWFYPEPKAEAEHVRDRVAFWHGVKVEAV from the coding sequence ATGCGCGCCGTGTGGAACGGCCAGGTGCTGGCCGAGAGTGACGACACCGTGGTGGTGGAGGGTAACCACTACTTCCCGGCGGGGTCGCTGAACAGCGAGTTCTTCGCCGCCAGCGACACCCATACCGTCTGTCCGTGGAAGGGCCTGGCCAGCTACTACACCGTCACCGTCGGCGGCGAGGCCAACGCTGACGCCGCCTGGTTCTACCCCGAGCCCAAGGCCGAGGCCGAGCATGTCCGCGACCGGGTCGCGTTCTGGCACGGGGTGAAGGTCGAGGCCGTCTGA
- a CDS encoding aldo/keto reductase, with translation MSSTDMAGTAAPGGTATLAGHQVARIGYGAMQLAEHRPGRPALSPDAAVALLRTAIDSGINHLDTAEFYGTAAANANDLIRAALHPYPDHLVLATKVGAERDAGGALVPAQRPEQLRASVEANLARLGTERLGVVNLRRLDHAPGIVAEGDQVVDLDSQLAEFIALREEGKIDGIGLSAVDAGQLRHALPAGIVCVQNSHSPVDRTSEPVLDVCREHGIAWVPFFPLGSAFPQFPKVVDQPAVRAAAEALGVTPVQVGLAWHLAHYQHTLLIAGTTDAAHLAENIAAGQVRLDAETRAAIDAIAVPAAS, from the coding sequence ATGAGCAGCACCGACATGGCCGGCACCGCGGCCCCCGGCGGCACCGCCACCCTGGCCGGACACCAGGTCGCGCGCATCGGCTACGGCGCGATGCAGCTGGCCGAGCACCGTCCGGGCCGTCCGGCACTCAGCCCCGACGCCGCCGTGGCCCTGCTGCGCACGGCGATCGACAGCGGCATCAACCACCTGGACACCGCCGAGTTCTACGGAACCGCCGCCGCCAACGCCAACGACCTCATCCGCGCCGCGCTGCACCCCTATCCGGACCACCTCGTGCTCGCGACCAAGGTCGGCGCCGAGCGTGACGCCGGCGGAGCGCTGGTGCCGGCGCAGCGTCCCGAGCAGCTGCGGGCCAGCGTCGAGGCGAACCTGGCGCGGCTGGGCACCGAGCGCCTCGGCGTGGTCAACCTGCGCCGCCTCGACCACGCGCCCGGGATCGTCGCCGAGGGCGACCAGGTCGTCGACCTCGACAGCCAGCTCGCCGAGTTCATCGCCCTGCGCGAGGAGGGCAAGATCGACGGCATCGGGCTGAGCGCCGTCGACGCCGGCCAGCTCCGGCACGCGCTGCCCGCCGGGATCGTGTGCGTGCAGAACTCGCACAGCCCGGTCGACCGCACCAGCGAACCAGTGCTCGACGTCTGCCGGGAGCACGGCATCGCGTGGGTACCGTTCTTCCCGCTGGGCTCGGCGTTCCCGCAGTTCCCGAAGGTGGTGGACCAGCCGGCGGTGCGCGCCGCGGCCGAGGCGCTGGGCGTCACGCCGGTCCAGGTCGGCCTGGCCTGGCACCTCGCGCACTACCAGCACACGCTGCTGATCGCGGGCACGACCGATGCGGCGCACCTGGCCGAGAACATCGCCGCCGGACAGGTACGGCTGGACGCCGAGACGCGCGCCGCCATCGACGCGATCGCGGTGCCGGCAGCCTCCTGA
- a CDS encoding TetR/AcrR family transcriptional regulator — translation MSTGSARPAPARADAQRNRRRLIEVAQHAFTAGDGKVSLEAVAKEAGVGIGTLYRHFPTREALVEAVYLAERGRLCEAADELLAQQPPDRALRTWMDRFADYIATKREMADALRALIADGTVTRSQAREELSKAVRRLLDAGAEAGTLRADVAAEDVVTALVGVFSVCTLPEQREQAGRLLDLLMDGLLRV, via the coding sequence ATGTCCACCGGATCAGCCCGACCAGCCCCGGCCCGCGCGGACGCCCAGCGCAACCGCCGGCGCCTGATCGAGGTAGCCCAGCACGCCTTCACCGCCGGCGACGGCAAGGTCTCCCTGGAGGCGGTCGCCAAGGAGGCCGGCGTCGGCATCGGCACCCTCTACCGCCACTTCCCCACCCGCGAAGCCCTGGTCGAGGCGGTCTACCTGGCCGAGCGCGGGCGCCTGTGCGAAGCCGCCGACGAGCTGCTGGCCCAGCAGCCGCCGGACCGCGCCCTGCGCACCTGGATGGACCGCTTCGCCGACTACATCGCCACCAAGCGCGAGATGGCCGACGCCCTGCGCGCGCTGATCGCCGACGGCACCGTCACCCGCTCGCAGGCCCGCGAGGAGCTGTCGAAGGCGGTACGCCGGCTGCTCGACGCGGGCGCCGAGGCGGGGACGCTGCGCGCTGACGTCGCGGCCGAGGACGTGGTCACGGCGCTGGTGGGGGTGTTCTCGGTGTGCACGCTGCCCGAGCAGCGGGAGCAGGCGGGGCGGTTGCTGGATCTGCTGATGGACGGGCTGCTGCGGGTGTAG